The genomic interval CCAAACATCAGCGGCTCGTCCTGCTGGCGGTGGCGCTCGTCGCGCTGATCGGGGCGGGGCTGCTCGCGGCGTGGGCGCTGCGCAGCCAGGCGAGCTATTTCTACGTTCCGGCCGACATCGCCGCCGCGCCGCCGCCGCCCTCGCAGGCGATCCGGCTGGGCGGCATGGTGGAGAAAGGCTCCCTTCGCACCGCATCCGATGGCGTGACCGTGAATTTCATCGTGGAGGACGGCGCGGCAAAGGTTCCCGTCACCTATACCGGAATCGTTCCGAGCCTGTTCGTCGAAGGCTCCGGCGTCGTCGCCGAAGGCAAGTTGGGTACGGACGGCACGTTCGTCGCCGACAATCTCCTCGCCAAGCATGACGAGACCTACATGCCCCGCGAGCTTGAGGGGATGACCACGGCGCAGGTCCGCGAAGACGTGCAGGCGACGCTCGAGTGATGGCCGAGATCGGACTTGCCGCGCTGTGGCTGGCCGCCGCGCTCGCCTTGCTGCAACTCGCTGCCGGCTGGGCCGGTGCGCGCGATCCCGAGGCGCCGATCGCAGCGCTCGTGCGGCCCGTGGCGGTGTTGCAGGGCGGGCTGTGCGTCGTGGCTTTCCTGGCGCTGATCTACGTCTTCGCCGTCACCGACCTGTCGGTGAAGCTGGTCGCGGCCAATTCGCATTCGATGAAGCCGTTCATCTACAAGGTCACGGGCGCTTGGGGCAATCACGAGGGCTCGATGCTGCTGTGGATCACCGTCATGGCGCTCGCCGGCGGTCTGATCGCGATCATCGAGCGCCGCCTGCCCGAACGCACCATGCTGGCGACGCTCGGGGCGCAAGGCTTCGTGGCGCTGGGCTTCTATGCCTTCCTCCTGCTCAGCTCCAACCCGTTCGAGCGGCTGGCGCAGCCGCCCGCGCAGGGCAACGGCATGAACCCGCTGTTGCAGGATCCGGGAATGGCGTTCCACCCGCCCACGCTCTATGTCGGCTATGTCGGGGTGTCGGTCGCCTTCAGCTTCGCCGTCGGGGCGCTGCTGACCCGCGCGGTGACGCCCGATTTCGCCCGCGTCATGCGGCCCTGGGTGCTGGGCGCCTGGATATTCCTGACCCTCGGCATCACGGCGGGCAGCTACTGGGCCTATTACGAACTGGGCTGGGGCGGCTGGTGGTTCTGGGATCCGGTGGAGAATGCTGCGCTCATGCCCTGGCTGGCGGCGACCGCGCTGCTCCATTCGGCCAGCGTCCTCGCCGCACGCGACGCGCTGCGGGTGTGGACCATCATGCTCGGCGTCGTCGCCTTCTCGATGAGCATGATCGGCACCTTCCTGGTCCGTTCGGGCATTCTCACCAGCGTTCACGCCTTCGCCGTCGATCCGGAGCGAGGGAGCTTCATCCTCGCGCTGCTGACGATCTATATCGGCGGCGCGCTGGTCGTGTTCGCCCTTCGCGCCGGTCATATCGCGGAAGGAAAGCGCTTCGCGCCGCTGAGCCGAGAGGGCGCGCTGGTGGTGAACAACGTCGCGCTGTCCGCCATCCTCGGGATCGTCCTTGTCGGCACGCTCTACCCGCTGCTGACCGAGGCGTTCGGGGTGCGCGTTTCGGTGGGGCCGCCCTACTTCAACCCGGTCAGCGCGATCTTCCTCCTGCCCATGCTGGCGGTGCTGTGCGTCGGCCCACTGCTGCGCTGGCGACGCGACGAGTTCGCGCGTATCCGCTTGCCGATGCTGATCGTTGCCGGGATCGGGCTGGCGGTACTGATCGCCGTTTGGCTCGTCGGCGGCATTGCCATCCTGCCGCTGCTGGGCCTCGCCACGGCGGCGGCGGTCGCGGTGGCCAGCATCCTGCCCCTGCGGGGTCGGCGACTGACCCGCACGCCGCTGCCCGTCTGGGGCATGGTGCTCGCCCATCTGGGCATGGGGGTGGCGCTGTTCGGCATGGCGTCCGATACCGCCTTCCAGCAGGAGCGGCTGGTCGCCGCGGGCGTGGGCGACACGGTGGAGGTCGGACCGTGGACCGCGACGCTCGACGGCATCGCCCCGGTCGCCGGCCCGAACTGGACGGCGATGCAGGCGCGCATGCACGTGCGCTACCGGGGGGGCGATGCCCAGCTGGCGCAACCGCAGTCGCGCAGTTTCTGGGCGCCGCCCCAAGAAACCAGCGAGGTCGCGCTCGTGACGCGCTGGAACGGCCAACTCTACGTCGCCATCGGGAACGAGGCCCAGGGCCAGGGCGACAGCGGGGGCGAGGCCGGCCGCTGGCAGCTGCGCCTGTGGTGGAAGCCGTTCGTCACCTTCATCTGGCTCGGCGGATTGCTGATCGCGCTGGGCGGCGTGCTGGCGCTGACCGGGCGCGTGGCGGGCGACATCCGCCGGCGAGAGAAGGTCCGCCGGATCGGCGAACGACGCGCCGAACTGCGCGAGCTGGCGGCGTGAGGCGATTGCGCTGGAGCCTGTGGTTGCTGGTCGCGGTCGCGCTGAGCGTGTTCGCGCTGTTCGGCCTGCAACTGTCCCGGCCCAGGAACGATTTCGTCGAGAGCGCCATGATCGGCAAGCCCATGCCCGCCTTCGACCTGCCGGCCATGGTCGACAGCCGTCCCGGCCTTGCCAGCACGGACCTTGCCGACGGCACGCCGCGCCTGCTCAACGTCTTCGCCAGCTGGTGCGTCCCGTGCGCCGCCGAGGCCCCGCAGCTTGCGGCGCTCGAACGCGAGGGCGTGCCCATCGTCGCGGTCGCGATCCGCGACAAGCCGGACAGCGTCGCTCGCTTTCTCGGCAATTACGGCAACCCCTTCACCCGCATCGGACGCGACGACATTTCGGAAGTGCAATTGTC from Aurantiacibacter spongiae carries:
- the ccmE gene encoding cytochrome c maturation protein CcmE, with protein sequence MTSRLKPKHQRLVLLAVALVALIGAGLLAAWALRSQASYFYVPADIAAAPPPPSQAIRLGGMVEKGSLRTASDGVTVNFIVEDGAAKVPVTYTGIVPSLFVEGSGVVAEGKLGTDGTFVADNLLAKHDETYMPRELEGMTTAQVREDVQATLE
- a CDS encoding heme lyase CcmF/NrfE family subunit, with amino-acid sequence MMAEIGLAALWLAAALALLQLAAGWAGARDPEAPIAALVRPVAVLQGGLCVVAFLALIYVFAVTDLSVKLVAANSHSMKPFIYKVTGAWGNHEGSMLLWITVMALAGGLIAIIERRLPERTMLATLGAQGFVALGFYAFLLLSSNPFERLAQPPAQGNGMNPLLQDPGMAFHPPTLYVGYVGVSVAFSFAVGALLTRAVTPDFARVMRPWVLGAWIFLTLGITAGSYWAYYELGWGGWWFWDPVENAALMPWLAATALLHSASVLAARDALRVWTIMLGVVAFSMSMIGTFLVRSGILTSVHAFAVDPERGSFILALLTIYIGGALVVFALRAGHIAEGKRFAPLSREGALVVNNVALSAILGIVLVGTLYPLLTEAFGVRVSVGPPYFNPVSAIFLLPMLAVLCVGPLLRWRRDEFARIRLPMLIVAGIGLAVLIAVWLVGGIAILPLLGLATAAAVAVASILPLRGRRLTRTPLPVWGMVLAHLGMGVALFGMASDTAFQQERLVAAGVGDTVEVGPWTATLDGIAPVAGPNWTAMQARMHVRYRGGDAQLAQPQSRSFWAPPQETSEVALVTRWNGQLYVAIGNEAQGQGDSGGEAGRWQLRLWWKPFVTFIWLGGLLIALGGVLALTGRVAGDIRRREKVRRIGERRAELRELAA
- a CDS encoding DsbE family thiol:disulfide interchange protein; its protein translation is MRRLRWSLWLLVAVALSVFALFGLQLSRPRNDFVESAMIGKPMPAFDLPAMVDSRPGLASTDLADGTPRLLNVFASWCVPCAAEAPQLAALEREGVPIVAVAIRDKPDSVARFLGNYGNPFTRIGRDDISEVQLSLGSSGVPETFVIDGAGTITYQHIGPIMDRDIPVLLEELRKAGA